A single window of Vibrio campbellii CAIM 519 = NBRC 15631 = ATCC 25920 DNA harbors:
- a CDS encoding SDR family NAD(P)-dependent oxidoreductase, translating into MYKDKVVVITGGSQGIGQHLALAYLEQQAKVIVLDIAPNKNPDMDFHLVDLVQLI; encoded by the coding sequence ATGTATAAAGATAAAGTGGTCGTGATTACTGGCGGTAGCCAAGGTATCGGTCAACACCTTGCTCTTGCCTACCTTGAGCAACAAGCAAAAGTTATCGTGCTAGACATTGCGCCCAATAAGAATCCAGATATGGATTTTCACCTCGTTGATTTAGTCCAATTGATTTAA